Genomic window (Oryza sativa Japonica Group chromosome 3, ASM3414082v1):
GTAGCATTTAATCTCGATTACATCAAAAAAATGACATGGTTTGATGCCCAACCAACTAGTAGGAGTAAAGCAATTCTGAATTTCCATTGCTTAAGTATAGGAACATGGATTATTGTAGTGATGCCTTCTTTAATAGGTTCTAACTTCTAACCTCATTTTGTTTCTACAGGGAGATGGAAACATTGCACTGGACAAGCTGTGACATAAGAGGAAGGCTGAGATTAAGCATCAATAGATCTTGCTAGTACTTTTGAATGAAAAAATTTTGATCTGATTCATAGATGTTTATTAGTTTCAAGGCGTGTCTATTTGTAGCCTAATTTTGCTAAACTATTGTGTATTTCTTAAGAAAATTCAGTCATACTCTTAAACCTGGCTTAGTTTGTGGTAATCCCTATTTAACTTATCTAAAAATTATTTGTCTTACTCCCTATAGCTGTtctatgcatgtatccaaagCTTTCATGTATGTGCGATGGCTCTACAGTTGTGTATGGCTGAGCCGCTGTGGTGCTGAGCATGCTAAAAGGCCCAATGGGTTAGTCTCTTCATTGTTTATGGGTTGTCCAAGGGTTCACAAAGGGTTAGGGTTCAACAAGCACTGAAAAGCTTAAAGGTTGGGGTTGGTTTGGGCTAAAAATGCATGTTAATGGGCTAGGGTGGGGTTCAGGTGCACTATATACACGTAAGGAAAAAGTGCaacgaaggtccctcaacttgtcatcgagttacaaaatcatcccccaaccacaaaaccagatatatgacatccctcaagttacaaaaccgttcaatttaggtccttcggtggttttgaccctggtattgtccgacgtggcggttgagtcagcgtgggacccgcgtgggacccacatgtcagactGTCCATGTCACCAGGGCGTGGCCGGCGAAGAGCAGCCAGGGCGGCGCGGCAGGACGgtgcggcgggcgcgggcgcgggcgcgatcGCCGGTGCAGAGGAGCACGCCGCGGTCGGGCGTCGCCATGGCCTCTCTTGTCCCCGTCGAAGTCACCCCGCTCGATGAGGTCGGCGGCAGCGAGCACGGTGTCCCGTCGCGGCGTGCCCCGTTGAAGTCACCCCGGTCGACGAGGTCGGCGCACGCGAGCGGGGAGGGGTGTCGGTGGCAGGACCACAGGGGCAGAGCGAAGGGGGAGCTGGAGGGGAACGGCGGTGGAGaagtggaggaggtggacgcCGCTCCGACGAAACTCCCATCCGGGGCGAGGGAGGAGCGGAAGACGGAGACGGCGACAGCGGGAGGGAAgtggggatggaggcggcgaggagggagttgGCCGGCCGAcacgttgtcgccgccgccgccgctgttgtcCTTCCGGCTGTTGCTCTTCCGCGAGGCCGTCCCCAAcgagccgccgctccggccgtctTCCCCCGTTCGAGCGCCATGGCAAGCGACGagaagccggcggcgcggcgcccccACCCGAagccgccgacgacgatgaggcCGAGCGGTGCGGAGTCGTCGGCACCGCCGCTCCCCATCCGCAGCCGCGCTCGCCTACTGCTACCGCTGCCTCTCCGCCATCGTGCTCGCCCAACTCccttgccgccgtcggcctgctcccgcccgtcgccgtccacTCCTCAACCGCGTCTCCGCTGCTTCCTTAGCCACCGCCGCTGcgggcttgccttcgccgccctcGCTTGCCCGCCGCCACGTGTCGCCTTACCTCACGCGGCTGTCGCCGTGCTCCGGGAGCCCCGCCATGGCCTCCCACAGCACCACGCTTCTCATCTTCTTCGTCGAGCCCTccttgccgcgccgccgtcgtcgggagATGACGGCCTGGCCCTAATCTTCTCTGCTCCTCTAATTGGTCCCAAACCGGCGCCCGCAGCGCGTCgtatgccgccgccgccacccggagTCCCGCGCCTTggcgtcctcgccgccaccgcccaggCCTCTCTGACGACCTGACCTCGAGGTCGCACGCGCGGTGAGCCTGTGACGCTCTCCCTTCTCCCGCAtcgtcgacgacgccgccgccgccgccacatcgcCGGCCCGCCGGATGTCCTCTCCCACCTCGCCCCGACGAGCTCCCCACTCGCCGGGCATCCTgcagaggggaagagagagagagagagagagagagagagagaagaggaagggggagaagggggaagggAGAGGTGCTGACTGTacaccctgacatgtgggacccacgtgggtcccacgctgactcagccgccacatcGGACGaaaccgggatcaaaaccaccgaaggacctaaaatgaacggttttgtaagttgagggatgtcctgtatctggttttgcggttggaggatgattttgtaattcgatgacaagttgagggaccttcggtgtactttttcctacacATAAATGAGCAGGGGTGGGGTTCGGGGTGGGCCACGACCCATTACCAGGCCTAGTTACAGCTCAGGCGAAATTATTccaaaatgcttatatttttaaCTGACCATGACATTGTAAGCAATACAAGTGTAGAGTGAGTCCTAGAAACTCATTGTAGCAACAGAAACTTAGGAAGCATATATATAACTATTAAACACATGACAGCCAGTCGGACAAATACGAACCATGTATACTAATACACGATCCTACTTAGTATCAGCATCTTAGAAGAAGGCTCTGCTTCCATAGAAGACCCTAGAACCCTTCGATGGGGATGGCTTCTCAGCTGTAATCGAGTCAGTGTTGTTTTCAGTTGAGGGGCTACTGTTCTCCACATCCAATGGCAGCTTCATCTTTGCAAGGGATTCAGTAAACTGCTGCATGCTCTTCATGTACATGTTAACTATGTCCTCCTGAACAACAGACTCACCAGGGTTGAGATTAATGCTGATCACAGGCTTGACAACTTCACCCTTGAGTGGTACATCGGAAGAATCAGCCTCGCCATCGGTAACATCCTGGCTTTTCTCCCTCTGGCTTCCAGTGGGAGATGCTGCAAGGATGGTGTCTGATGGCTCAGAAACTGAATGTGGAGTGACAGATGTGGCTGTGGAGTAGTCTGTGGTTGATACACAACTTTGAGGACTTCCCTCCCGATATTCATCGAGATTCTTGTTAAATAATTCAGTACCAGGAACAGCTGCATCAGATTGCACTAACTTTGGGTTGTCAACCTTAACTGAATCCTCATAGCTCAAGGTCTCCATCTCGAAATACTTGGAGACCATAATTTGATTCTCATTCACCACATTCAAGTCCGGGAATTCAATCTTTTCAAGTTCGCAAGGGACAGAGCTATCATTACCAGAACCGTTAACTACTAACGCTGACTTGTTGGGTGCTGGAATGGGGATGACATCTGGAGAACATCCAACATAAGACAAGGACAGCTGAACAAATCCAGCAGGGGTGTGGAGCAGGTCAGTGGATGTCATGGAGAATTCCTGGACAAGCTTTCCATCAGCCATTACAATGTCTGCCAGAGGAACAAGGGCAAAGCCAAGAAGCTGGTCTTCCAGGTAGTTTCTCACCCTGCTCAACATCCATATTTCACACTTAAGGGAAGCATCCACAGTGCGCACATCGAGCCTTAGACCATCGTCAAATACCGGGTTGCGCCCACCACCGTTGATCACCTTGGTTGAGCATG
Coding sequences:
- the LOC4331924 gene encoding uncharacterized protein, translated to MAAYQTGPVSEPPMLNTEIITQKVTGFNTETTTKEKPIGYLDVFVHQARDIHNICIYHKQDVYAKLCLTSDPDVSCSTKVINGGGRNPVFDDGLRLDVRTVDASLKCEIWMLSRVRNYLEDQLLGFALVPLADIVMADGKLVQEFSMTSTDLLHTPAGFVQLSLSYVGCSPDVIPIPAPNKSALVVNGSGNDSSVPCELEKIEFPDLNVVNENQIMVSKYFEMETLSYEDSVKVDNPKLVQSDAAVPGTELFNKNLDEYREGSPQSCVSTTDYSTATSVTPHSVSEPSDTILAASPTGSQREKSQDVTDGEADSSDVPLKGEVVKPVISINLNPGESVVQEDIVNMYMKSMQQFTESLAKMKLPLDVENSSPSTENNTDSITAEKPSPSKGSRVFYGSRAFF